The Streptomyces sp. NBC_01571 genome includes the window GTCCCTCCACACGCCGGTCAGCCCGCGACCGGCTGCCGCGTTCAGAATCGGGCCGTGGTGTGAGGGGCCGGAGCCATGTGGTCGGTGAACCAGTCACGGGCCAGGCCGGTTACCTGCTCCAGGGTTCCGGGCTCCTCGAAGAGGTGGGTGGCTCCGGGAACGACAGCGAGATCGTTCTCGCAGCGCAACCGCGCCTGCGCCCCACGATTGAGGTCGAGCACGAGTCGGTCGTGGCCGCCGACGATGAGCAGAGTGGGGGCGGTCACGGCCGGCAGCCGTGGGCCAGCGAGGTCGGGCCGCCCGCCGCGGGAGACGACCGCGGCGATCCGCGCGTCGGGCTCGGCGGCGGCCCAGAGCGCGGCGGCAGCGCCGGTGCTGGCGCCGAAGTAGCCGACGGCCAGTCCCTGGGCCTCGGGCTGCTCACGCAGCCAGCCGGTGGCGTCCGTGAGCCGTCGGGCCAGGAGATCCGTGTCGAAGACGTTGGCCCGGTCGGTCGCCTCTTGTTCGGTGAGGAGGTCGAACAGCAGGGTGCCCAGACCCGCGCCGTTCAGGCCGGCCGCGACGAACCGGTTGCGCGGGCTGTGCCGGCTGCTGCCGCTGCCGTGCGCGAACACCACGATCCCGAGCGCGCCCTCGGGCACCGTCAGCTGTCCCCGCAGCACCAGCGGACCCGCGCGCACATCCGCCTCCCGGTCCTCGGGCGCGCTCTGCCCCGTCGGGGCCCGGCGGGCGCTCACCGGGCGGGCGAGCGCCTCCTCCAGGCAGGCGACGACCTCGTCGTCGTCGGTCTGGGAGAAGTCGGCGTAGAACTGCCCGATCGCGTAGAAGTCCCACGGCGTGTGCGGGCACACCAGCTCGTCGGCGTCAGCACCCAGCCGCGCGGTCCAGTCGTGCGGGGCCACGGGAACCGCCAGTACAACCCGTGCGGCTCCGCGAGCGCGGGCGATCTGGCAGGCCGCGCGCGCCGTCGAACCGGTGGCGACTCCGTCGTCGACGACCAGTACCGTGCGGCCCGTCAGGACTGCCGGTTCCCGTCTGCCCCGGTAGCGCCGTGCACGGCTTTCGAGTACCTCCCGCTCGCGTGCCTCGACCTCGGCCAGCTCGTGCGGGGTGACACGCGCGCTACGCACGACCTCGTCGCTGATCACGCGGACGCAACCTTCGCCGATGGCCCCCATGCCCAGCTCCGGCTGGAACGGCACACCCAGTTTGCGCACCAGGCAGACGTCCAGCGGCGCGCCCAGCGCCTTCGCGACCTCCGCAGCGACCGGGACCCCTCCACGAGGCAACCCCAGCACCACGACGTCGGAACCTTTGAAGTGCTTCAGCAGGGCCGCCAGCTGTCGGCCGGCATCTCGACGATCCAGGAAGAACACGATCCGGCCTCCTCGCCCCAGGGAACACGGCGGACAACGCGATGCGCATGTGCCCCTTTCTTCTATCCTCACCCCAGCGGAGAACGAATGCGCACCATTGTGGGAGGCGCTCTCGGATCTGGGGTGTGCCCTCCCGCGTGTGGACCGTGTGGGGGATCACGGCGTCACCGCTGCGGGACGCGATCACGGCGTCACGGTGAACCGCCTGATCACCCGAGAACCACTCGACGGAGTCCAGGCCCCAACATCCTTGCCCTCAAGTAGTGGTGACAGCCCGTCATTGAATCCACGGGGCTGCCGACTGGGCCTTGCGGCCGACCCGCCCAGGTGGACGGCACCAGCACGACGACCAAGGAATGCGGATCGCCGTCAAGGGGGCCCCGAAGCACTCCTGCCGCTGTGCACCGCGACCAGACAAGCCGACGGGATGGCCGGCCCGCTCTCCGAGGAACGACGCCGTACGAACGCCGCTCACGTGGACACACTCGCCCGTCAGGGGCTGCGGGCCCTGGCTGCGGCAGAGCGGCAACTGGCCGCCGGCGCCAAACTGCCGCAGAGCCGCGAGGAGGCCGAAGACCGGCTGATCTTCCCGGGGCTGATGGTGATGGCCGATCCGCCCCGCCCGGAGGTGGCCGACGCGGTCGCCCGCTGCCACAGTGCCGGAATCCGGATCATCGTGGTCTCCGGCGGCCTGGAACCGAAGGTGGTAACCGGATACGTACTCGACCGCATGCCCGAACACGAACTCGACCCAATCCTGCGCCACCACCAGGAGCTGATCTTCGCCCGCACATCCTCGGAGGCAAAGCTGCGGATCGCCGACGCGCTGCGCGCCGAAGGCCACGTCGTGGCGATGACCGGCGACGGCGTCAACGAGGCACCCGCCCTGCGCCGGGCTGACATCGGGGTCGCCATGGGCCGCTCCGGCACCGACGTGGCGCGCGAGGCGGCCACGATGGTGCTCACTGACGACTACTTCGCCACCATCGTCGCCGCGGTGCACGCGGGCCGCCGCGTCTACGACAACATCCGCAAGTTCGTCTGCTACATCCTCGCCCCCACCACCCTGGAGGTCGCCCCGTTCCTGGTCTACGCCCTGGCCAGGCGGGGCCGTACCGCTGCCGCTGACCACGGTCCAGTTTCGGCGAGGCGGCCCTCGATGAGGTCGGGGCGTCGTTGGATGCGGCGCAGGCCTCTGCGGACGGCGTCGACAAGGTGGTCATCGCCTGGGAGGGCCGCCTCACAAGGGACGTCTCGGTGTTGCCAAGCGCGTGGGGCCTGGCACGATCTACTGAACGTGCGCCCCTGCCTTGATCACACGGCTAGGGTGCTGACATCGGGTGGCAGGACGGGGTAGTACATGGCTGAGCAGGCGTTGGACGAACCGTGAGCCGCAACGGTGCACAGCCGGGCGGCGCCTTGGTCGGGGAATCGCGGGGTGAGCTGTCCCCTCGCGCGGAGCGGACGTTGTGGTGGGGGTCGGCGGGTCTGGTGCTCACCATCCTCGGCGCCTCGGTGTCCGTGGCCGGTACAGAGAACGTCCGCCGGATGCCGATTGCCCTGACTTTGGTCCTCGCACAGGCGGGTGCCCTGAGGTGGCAGGCGCGCGCCCCGGTCACCGTCCTCGCCGTGAATGCGGCGTCGGGGCTCGTGGTGTGGGCGCTGCTGCCCGCGGTGACCTTGACGGGGGCGATGCTCGCGGCGCAGATCACGCTGTGCGTGCTGTCGGCCATCCGGCCGTGGCGGGCGTCGGTGTGGGCGCTCGCGGCCATGTGTCTGGCGGCGCCCCTCGCGTTCGGGGCGGGCGGGCCGGCCGGTGTGGCGGTCTGGCTGCTGACGGTGATCCTCGCGTGGACCGCTGGACAGTGGCGCAGCGCCCAGAAGGCACGAACGAGGGCGGAGTTGCGCCGTGCCGTGGTGGAGGAGCGGGCGCGGATCGCGCGGGAGGTGCACGACGTCGTGGCGCACACCTTGTCGGTAGTGGTCATTCAGGCTGGGGCGGCGGACGATGTGTTCGCGCAGAGGCCCGAACAGGCTCGTCAAGCGCTCCGGGCCATTGAGACCGGCGCCCGCTCCGCCCTCGGTGAACTGCGTCTGCTGCTAAGGGCGTTCAGTTCCGACGAGGACGAGGACAGGACCATGGAGCAGCGGGAGCCGGGGTCCTGGCTCGCGCGTCTGGAGGAGCTGGCCGAGACGGTACGAGCTACTGGGATGGCCGTGCGCGTGTATCACGAGGGTGCCACTGGAGGGTTGCCGGCGGCAGTGGACAAGACGGCGTACCGGATCGTCCAGGAGGCACTGACCAACACGCTGCGTCACGCGGTCGACGCCGACGAGGTGAGTGTGCGCGTGGCGGCCTCGGGGGACTGTGTAGAGGTGACGGTGGTCGACAACGGACGTACGACGCAGAGCAGCTCGCCCGCGGCAGGCGCAGGACGCGGTCTGGTGGGCATGAAGGAGCGCGTACGGCTCGTGGGCGGCAGTCTGCGCGCCGGCCCGGTGCGCGGAGGCGGGTTCGAGGTGACGGCGCGGCTGCCCGTGGAGCGTGCGTCATGACCCTGCGCGTGGTGGTGGCCGACGACCAGGCTCTGGTCCGTACCGGGTTTCGTATGATCATCGACGCGCGGGACGACCTCGAGGTGGTCGGTGAGGCTCCGGACGGCCGGGAGGCCGTGAGGCTGACTCGCGAACGGGCGCCGGACGTGGTGGTGATGGACGTGCGCATGCCCGTGGTGGACGGTATCGAGGCGACGCGGCAGATCGTGCGGTCCGGCAGTCGGGCCCGGGTCCTCGTGCTGACCACCTGGGACGTCGACGCACACGTCGTCGCCGCCCTGCGGGCGGGGGCCAGTGGCTTCCTGCTCAAGGACATCCGCCCTGGTGAACTCGTCGAGGCGATCCGCCTTACCGCGCGAGGAGACGCGCTGCTCGCGCCGACTGTGCTGAGCCGAGTCCTCGACCGGTTTCTGCGCACCACACCCGACCTGGCGCCACCGCCCTCCCTGCGAGACCTCTCCAGCCGCGAGCGGGAGGTGCTCACCTTGATCGGGCAGGCACTGTCGAACGCGGAGATCGCCGAGCGGCTGGGCCTGTCGGAGGCCACGGTCAAGAACCACGTCACCGCGGTACTGCGGAAGCTGGACGTGCGCGACCGCGTGCAGGCCGTCGTCGCCGCCTACGACCACGGCCTCGTACGGCCGCGCCGCCCCTGACGGTCCGGCCTCCTCCTTGGGGAGGAGACGGGGCCGGACTCCTCCCCTGTTCCCAGCGACGGACCCTTCCTGCGGCCGATCCCTGACCAGAGCGCCGGGCCCTACGGTCGAGGTGTGATCGAAGACCTGGCCTGCACCATGTATCTGCTCGCCCATGACGCCGCGGCCGAGGGCCTCTACGACCGTGGCCGGACGGAGCTGCTGGTCCGTGCCGCCGCCCTGATCGACCTGGCGGCGCGCGGCCGACTGAAGGAGGACGGCGGCACGGTCGTCGAGTCCGGCGGCGAACCGACCGGCGCCCCGGTTCTGGACGGTGTGCTGCGCGACATCGGAGCCGGGCACAGCTGGAAGCACCTCGTGCGCCGCCACCGCAAGCGGACCCTGACGGCGGTGGAGGACCGGCTCGTGGCGACGGGACTTCTCACCGTGAAACCGACCCGCACACGCCTGGGCGGACGGAGGCTGATGGTGACGCGACACGCCGAAACCGCCGACGCCCGCTCCCGCGTGATCGTGGCGATGCATGGGGACACACCCGTGCGGGAGATCCCCGTCGCGGACGCCGCACTGCTGGCACTGACCGCGGCGGGCCGCGTCCGCACGGTCCTCTCGCGCCAGGACCGGGAGACGCACCGAGACCGCATCGACGCCTGTACGCAGAGCCTCGCCGCCCTGGCGCCCGGCCTGGAGAAAGCCGTACGCGCTCTGCCGATGACCATGGTCGCCGCGCGGGGCGGCATGGGCGGCGGCTGACCACGGGAGGAGACGACCACCATGTACCGCACCCTGACCACTCTGGGCTGCGCCCTGATCGCCGCTCTCGCGACGGCTTGGGTCCCGGCGCCGGCGACAAAGCCCGCCCGGCCCGCCACCGCCACGGTACGCACCCACGACGGGACGGTGCGGGGCGCCAGTCACGACGGCTACCGCACCTTCGAAGGCATCCCCTACGCGGCGCCCCCGGTCGGCCGGCTGCGCTGGGTCCCGCCCCGGCCTCCCGTCCACTGGCCCGGGGTGCGGGATGCCACTCGGCCCACGAGCCCCTGCCCCCAGCCAGCCGGCGAGGTGCCTGGCGGCAGCACCGACGAGGACTGCCTCCACCTGAACATCACCACGCCCGACGGCGCCGAGCCGGGACGTCCCCGACCGGTGATCGTGTGGCTGCACGGAGGCGGGTTCACCACCGGTGCGGGCAGCTCGTACGACGCTCACCGCATGGCCACACGGGGTGACGTGGTGGTAGTGACCCTCAACTATCGGCTGGGAGAACTCGGGTTTCTGGCGCACAGCGGATTACCTGGCTCCGGCACCTTCGGCCTGACCGACCAGCAGGCGGCGCTGCGCTGGGTACGCACCGAGATCGGCGCCTTCGGCGGTGACGCGCACCATGTGACGCTCGCCGGTGAGTCGGCGGGCGGGTACAGCGTCTGCGCCCAACTCGCTTCCCCTGCCGCTTCGGGCCTCTTCGACCGGGCGATCATCGAGAGCGGCCCGTGTGACAGCGGCCCGGATCAGCCGTTCGCCCCGTCCTCCATCTCGCTGCCCACGGCCCGCGCCGAGGGCTCAGACTTCGCGGCGCGGGTCGGGTGCGGCTCGGGTCGCAACGTCCTGGCCTGCCTGCGGCGAGTGAAGGTGTCCCGACTGCTCGCGGCTCAGGACGCCGATCAACAGCCCGCGTACACCACTCCATTGTTGCCGAGTGACCCCGCGACGGTGCTTGCCGCCGGTCGTTTCCCTCGCGTCCCCACGCTCATCGGCAGCACCCATGACGAGGGCAATGGCTGGGCCGCAGGGATCATCCAAGCCGGCCATCCTGTCACTCCGAACACCTGGCGGGACGTAGTGGCGACCTTCTTCCCCGCGCCGGGGCGGGCGAAAGCGATCGTCCGCGCGTATCCGGTGCATCGCACCAACGGCGGCCCGGTGTTCGGCGCGGTCATCGGTGACGCCGACTTCGCCTGCCCGACGGAACGCACCGTCGGACTTCTCACCGATCAAGTACCGGTATGGCGCTACGAGTTCGCCGACGAACATGCTCCGCCCCTCACCTCGGGCACACCGCCCTTCCCGCTCGGCGCACCGCACGCGAGCGAACTGCCCTACCTCTTCGACCTGGGCGGCCGCCCCCGCGACCTGACCGCGGCGCAGCACCGGCTGGCATACACCATGATCGACTACTGGAGCCGCTTCGCCCGCACCGCAGACCCGAACGGGCCCTCCTCACCGCCCTGGCCGCGGCAGGCGGTGCTTTCCCTGGCCCCGGACCACATCGTCCCCACCCACACGGCGGGGGCCCGCCACCACTGCGCGTTCTGGAAAACGCTCGGTCGAGCACAGCGGTAACTCGGGCCGGGCCGGCCGGCATCGCTCGAACAGCGCGAGCCGCATCCCGCAAGGCAAGGGGCGAACGAACAGGCGGATCACACATCGCCGGAAACAAAACCCACCATCCGAACCTCCGGGGGACAGTCATGAACGAAACCACCGCCAGGCGCCTGACGGGCTACACGGGCGTCGCCGCCGCCATCGCCTTCATCGTCGAAGTGCCCCTCTACTTCCTCTACTCCGGCCCGCCGCCGGACGCGAACGTCCTGTCCAGACTGCTGGTCGGAATCATCGCGCTGGCGTTCCTGATTGCGTTCGTCGTACTCTTCCGCGAACTGGTCAGGGCGGCAGCCCCCGCCTACGAGTGGGTAGGGACGGCGGCCTTTGCCGCCGGACTGGTCTATGCCACGATCACCCTGGTGTCCAGCGGCTTGGAAGCCGGCGCGGTCATCGCGGCCGCCCACCCGATCGACCCGACCATCACGGTCAACGGCACCTACGTCCTTTACGGGACGATCGGCCGCCTCCTGCTCGCGTTCTTCCTGACCGCTGTCGGCTACGTCATCACCCGTGCGAACCTCCTGCCTCGCTGGACCGGCCGCACGGCCTACATTCTGGCGGCGGCGAACCTGCTCTTCGTGCCGTCCCTGTTCTTCGGCAACACTCCCTCGCACTTCTACGCGGCGAACGGCTGGGGCACGACCGCCCTGATGGGCGCCCTCTTCAGCTATTGGATGCTGGCTCTGGGCATCTCCGCCCACCGAAGCGCCACCCGACACACACCCACCGCAGCACCGGCCCTGCAGCCCTGACGCCACCCAGGCAGCCCGAACCGCCACGAAACGAAAACGCGTCGGTGGGCGTGTGGGTCAGCCGCCCGGTGACCAGATTTCCGGGCCGCCTCCGTGCCACTCGACAACCGGCAGGACGGCTACGTCGACTTCGTCCAGGTCTTCCCAGCCGGCACGCCGCAGCAGCTCGGTCAGATCACGCAGACTGTGCGCCGCGCCCACAAGTTTCCTGTCCACCCACACGCGCCGACCTTCACCCTTCACGGGCAGGCAGACGATCACGGAACGTTCCCTCATTTCTCCAGCCTCACCCACTCCCCTTCACTGCGCACTCGGGACAGAACCCCGAGCCGCTCTGGGGTGGCTGCGTCAGTTCCAGGGCCGCGCGGACTACCCTGCGCTGCTCACCGGAGGGTCCCAGCCGAAACGGCACCGCACCTTCCCCAGCCCCGGGTGGCGTGGCCGCGGCGCGAGTCCTTGCGCCCATTTTGAATTCTTTGGAGGCTCCAGTGCGAAGCATTGTTCACGACCGGTTCGGCGAGCCGTCGGAGGTCCTGCGGGTGCGGAGGTCCCCGACCCGACGGCGCCCGGCCCTGGTGAGGTGCTGATCCGGGTGACGACGCGCCCCGTGCACCCTGGGGATCTCGCCGGCATTCGCGGTCGTTACACCACCGATCACACCTGCCGGCCCCGGTCACGCCGGGTATGGAAGGCGTGGGCATGGTTGAGGCGCTGGGAGACGGTATCGGCGCGGACTCCGGACTGACCGTGGGCCGGAATCAGTTCCGCTGCCAGGTTCCGGGTCGACTTCGTCGTCCAGCGCAGCGGCGACATCGGATCACCCCGCTCGTTTTCGTAGGCGTAGACCGGTTCTGAGATTCGGACCGTTCAAGGCGCCACATGTGGGCCGGGCTGGTGATGTGTCGCGTTGTTGCTGAGGATCTCCTTCAGCACCTGGCCTCGGTGCTGATCGACAAGGGGGAGCTGGCCGGAGCCCGGTGAGGATCACGGTGCGGACCACCGACGGAGTGGTGGTGGGGTGCCCGATGTTGGGCATGTCGGAAGAGGCGCCGCTTCACGGACCCGTCCCACTCGGGCCGAAAAGGCTCGGCCTGAGTGGGACGGGTCGTTCGGCGGCGCCAGCCTGCCGAACGACCTGCTTCCCGGGGGCGGGCCGTGTCAGCTTCTTCTGGTCCGACGGGCTGTCAGCAGCAGTGCGCCCCCCACAGCTGTGAGACCCGCAGCTCCGCCGAGCAACGCCCAGGTGCTTGACCCAGTGGAAGCGAGGGCTGTTGTTGACGGTTCAGGCGTTCGGCCCGCGGCCTGCTCGACGAGGTCGGTGACAGCCTCGGGGTGTGACAACGGGGCGACGTGGGAGGAGTGGATCTCAACCGTCACCGCGTGGGCCCGCTTCGCCATCCAGCGCTGGGCCGCAGCGGGAATGTTCTTGTCCTCCGCCGTGATCAGGTCATAGGCAGGAATGGTCTTCCAGGCCGCACCACTGGCCTTCTCATCCAGGGCCTTGGCGTCTACTGGACGCTGGCTCACTGCCAGGACGGAGGAGACCGACAGCGGAAGGTCGGCCGCGAATTGCTGGGGGAACTGGTCCTGGTTGACATACAGTTCGGTGCCGGTACCGCCGGAGAGCAAGGGGTAGGGCACTTTCTCCAGGGTTCCTGCCAGCGTACTTCCGGGGTACTTGCCCACTAGTTCGGCAGGGCTCTCGCCTTTTTCGGGCAGAAAACCCGCGACGGAGACCAGCGCCTTGACGTTCTTGCTGCTGAGCGCCGCTTCGTTGACCACAGCAGCACCGTAGGAGTGCCCCACAAGAATGACGGGGCCTTTGACGCTGCGCAGGACGCTCGCTGTGTAAGCGGCATCGTATTTCAGACCGCGCAGAGGGTTGGTCGACACCACCACCGGATAGCCGTCGCGACGCAGTTGTTTCGCAACCTGGCTCCAAGACGACGTGTCGAGGTTGGTGCCGTGGACGAGAACCACCGTGGGCTCGGCCGATCCGTGTGGTGTCTTCGAGGAACTCGAAGAGTCCGCAGAAGCGACCGCCGAAAGCGATGTTCCAGCGGCTACGAGAGTCGCTAGGAAGGCTATCGTACGCCTCACCCGCAGGGTGATAGGTGCTATACCTACGTCCATTTCTTCGCATCCTCTGGGAGGGGGCGGGGCTTACATCTTTCGTGTTCCCCGCCCCCTGGGCGCGTTGAGTGGGGCAATCGAGGGAGAGTAGGTACGCACCCACCCGAGTGCGCATACCACCCGGTACGCCGGTCGCCGCGTGGGCGATGACCTTGGCGTGGCGGTGCAGCCCCCTGATGTCACGGCTCGCCGGTTCAGTACGCGAGCTCCGCCACGGCCGTGGCCTCCACACGGGCTTCTTCCGGCGTCGCGCAGTCATGCAGCGCCATCAGGTACCGTTCGGCGTCGAGCGCTGCCGCACACCCGGAGCCTGCGGCAGTGATCGCCTGTCGATACTCATGGTCGACGACATCGCCGCAGGCGAACACGCCATCCATGTTGGTACGCGTTGAGCGTCCGTCGACTGCTATGTAGCCGGCGTGGTTCAGAGCTATCTGCCCCTCGACGAGGCCGACCTGGGGGTCATGGCCGATGGCGACGAACACACCGGAAACTGCCAGGGTGCTGTCCTCGTTGCTGGTCACCTCGCGCAGACGTACCCCGTCGACTTTCTCATCGCCGATGATGTCCAACACCTCACGGTTCCACAGGACGCGGATCTTCTCATTGCGCCGGACCCGGTCCTGCATGATTTTCGAGGCGCGGAATTTCTCGCGCCTGTGCACGATGGTCACCGAGCGGGCGAACCTGGTCAAGAAGGTGGCCTCCTCCAAGGCGGAGTCGCCGCCACCCACTACGACGATGTCCTTCTCACGGAAGAAGAACCCATCACACGTTGCGCACCAACTCACTCCCCGACCCGACAGACGCTTCTCGTTTTCCAACCCCAGTTCACGATAGCGAGATCCGGTGGCAAGGATCACCGATTTGGTGCGGTAGACCTGGCCGGTGCTGTCGACGAGTTCCTTACTCTGTCCCGTCAGACGTGCTTCCACGATGTCGTCGGTGACGAACTCCGTTCCGAAACGCTCAGCCTGCGAGCGGAGCTTGTCCATCAGATCCGGACCCAGCACTCCTTCCGGGAAACCTGGAAAATTCTCGACCTCGGTTGTGTTCATCAAGGCGCCACCAGCGGAAATGGCGCCTTCGAAGAGGAATGGCCGCAGTTCCGCCCGGGCGCAATAGAGCGCAGCCGTGTAGCCCGACGGGCCGGACCCGACGATGATTACGTTACGAAGGGTGTCATTCACTGTCCTGACCCCGTCTCACTAGGGAACATCGGGAAACCGTCAACTGCTTCTGACAGCCTTGCGAAGGACACCGATGGCTTCTCCATCGCAGTGGTCGCAGTGTGGCTGGCGCGGATCGGGCCGACCTCAGGAAATCGTGAATGATGCCGCTGTACCGGACACTCGTGGTGGCGACGCCGGCTTGCGTCAGGTGCCGCGCGCAGGCCCCGGCACCCAGCCATGGCCTTGACAGTCAGGTAGGGCCCATCGGCGAATGCGTTGCGGCGTTGCCCAGAATCAAGCCCCCCTGGTGTACGTGAGGAACGACGAGCAGGTCGGCGCCGCGACCGACCGGTTCGACGAGCTGGACGTACAGGTCGCCGACCTCGGCCGGCACTGCCGCCCACTCTCCCCCGGCCTCGGTCTCGTCCATGGGCGTCACCTGAACATCGTCCAGCACCCTGCGGGCACCCTCTGGGCCTGGCTCATGGAGGAAAGGCGGGCTCGACGTGGCGTCCGCGACGCCCTGCGTGTCAGGTTCAAGAACGGTTGTGCCCATGGATGACTTCTCCACCTTGTCCCGTCGGGCCAGGGTGCTCGGGGGAGCCGTTGCCCTCCCGCTTCCCAGCCTGACGCGCATGCCTACGTGGCGCACGTCGAGTGGTGGAGGTGGCATGCGCAGCAGTCAGCATCGTTCCGTCAGAACTGTTCCGCACCCAACCGCAGGCCGGTTCAC containing:
- a CDS encoding phosphoribosyltransferase family protein produces the protein MFFLDRRDAGRQLAALLKHFKGSDVVVLGLPRGGVPVAAEVAKALGAPLDVCLVRKLGVPFQPELGMGAIGEGCVRVISDEVVRSARVTPHELAEVEAREREVLESRARRYRGRREPAVLTGRTVLVVDDGVATGSTARAACQIARARGAARVVLAVPVAPHDWTARLGADADELVCPHTPWDFYAIGQFYADFSQTDDDEVVACLEEALARPVSARRAPTGQSAPEDREADVRAGPLVLRGQLTVPEGALGIVVFAHGSGSSRHSPRNRFVAAGLNGAGLGTLLFDLLTEQEATDRANVFDTDLLARRLTDATGWLREQPEAQGLAVGYFGASTGAAAALWAAAEPDARIAAVVSRGGRPDLAGPRLPAVTAPTLLIVGGHDRLVLDLNRGAQARLRCENDLAVVPGATHLFEEPGTLEQVTGLARDWFTDHMAPAPHTTARF
- a CDS encoding HAD-IC family P-type ATPase, giving the protein MAGPLSEERRRTNAAHVDTLARQGLRALAAAERQLAAGAKLPQSREEAEDRLIFPGLMVMADPPRPEVADAVARCHSAGIRIIVVSGGLEPKVVTGYVLDRMPEHELDPILRHHQELIFARTSSEAKLRIADALRAEGHVVAMTGDGVNEAPALRRADIGVAMGRSGTDVAREAATMVLTDDYFATIVAAVHAGRRVYDNIRKFVCYILAPTTLEVAPFLVYALARRGRTAAADHGPVSARRPSMRSGRRWMRRRPLRTASTRWSSPGRAASQGTSRCCQARGAWHDLLNVRPCLDHTARVLTSGGRTG
- a CDS encoding sensor histidine kinase is translated as MLTILGASVSVAGTENVRRMPIALTLVLAQAGALRWQARAPVTVLAVNAASGLVVWALLPAVTLTGAMLAAQITLCVLSAIRPWRASVWALAAMCLAAPLAFGAGGPAGVAVWLLTVILAWTAGQWRSAQKARTRAELRRAVVEERARIAREVHDVVAHTLSVVVIQAGAADDVFAQRPEQARQALRAIETGARSALGELRLLLRAFSSDEDEDRTMEQREPGSWLARLEELAETVRATGMAVRVYHEGATGGLPAAVDKTAYRIVQEALTNTLRHAVDADEVSVRVAASGDCVEVTVVDNGRTTQSSSPAAGAGRGLVGMKERVRLVGGSLRAGPVRGGGFEVTARLPVERAS
- a CDS encoding response regulator transcription factor, coding for MTLRVVVADDQALVRTGFRMIIDARDDLEVVGEAPDGREAVRLTRERAPDVVVMDVRMPVVDGIEATRQIVRSGSRARVLVLTTWDVDAHVVAALRAGASGFLLKDIRPGELVEAIRLTARGDALLAPTVLSRVLDRFLRTTPDLAPPPSLRDLSSREREVLTLIGQALSNAEIAERLGLSEATVKNHVTAVLRKLDVRDRVQAVVAAYDHGLVRPRRP
- a CDS encoding GPP34 family phosphoprotein — its product is MIEDLACTMYLLAHDAAAEGLYDRGRTELLVRAAALIDLAARGRLKEDGGTVVESGGEPTGAPVLDGVLRDIGAGHSWKHLVRRHRKRTLTAVEDRLVATGLLTVKPTRTRLGGRRLMVTRHAETADARSRVIVAMHGDTPVREIPVADAALLALTAAGRVRTVLSRQDRETHRDRIDACTQSLAALAPGLEKAVRALPMTMVAARGGMGGG
- a CDS encoding carboxylesterase/lipase family protein translates to MYRTLTTLGCALIAALATAWVPAPATKPARPATATVRTHDGTVRGASHDGYRTFEGIPYAAPPVGRLRWVPPRPPVHWPGVRDATRPTSPCPQPAGEVPGGSTDEDCLHLNITTPDGAEPGRPRPVIVWLHGGGFTTGAGSSYDAHRMATRGDVVVVTLNYRLGELGFLAHSGLPGSGTFGLTDQQAALRWVRTEIGAFGGDAHHVTLAGESAGGYSVCAQLASPAASGLFDRAIIESGPCDSGPDQPFAPSSISLPTARAEGSDFAARVGCGSGRNVLACLRRVKVSRLLAAQDADQQPAYTTPLLPSDPATVLAAGRFPRVPTLIGSTHDEGNGWAAGIIQAGHPVTPNTWRDVVATFFPAPGRAKAIVRAYPVHRTNGGPVFGAVIGDADFACPTERTVGLLTDQVPVWRYEFADEHAPPLTSGTPPFPLGAPHASELPYLFDLGGRPRDLTAAQHRLAYTMIDYWSRFARTADPNGPSSPPWPRQAVLSLAPDHIVPTHTAGARHHCAFWKTLGRAQR
- a CDS encoding alpha/beta hydrolase, whose protein sequence is MVLVHGTNLDTSSWSQVAKQLRRDGYPVVVSTNPLRGLKYDAAYTASVLRSVKGPVILVGHSYGAAVVNEAALSSKNVKALVSVAGFLPEKGESPAELVGKYPGSTLAGTLEKVPYPLLSGGTGTELYVNQDQFPQQFAADLPLSVSSVLAVSQRPVDAKALDEKASGAAWKTIPAYDLITAEDKNIPAAAQRWMAKRAHAVTVEIHSSHVAPLSHPEAVTDLVEQAAGRTPEPSTTALASTGSSTWALLGGAAGLTAVGGALLLTARRTRRS
- the trxB gene encoding thioredoxin-disulfide reductase: MNDTLRNVIIVGSGPSGYTAALYCARAELRPFLFEGAISAGGALMNTTEVENFPGFPEGVLGPDLMDKLRSQAERFGTEFVTDDIVEARLTGQSKELVDSTGQVYRTKSVILATGSRYRELGLENEKRLSGRGVSWCATCDGFFFREKDIVVVGGGDSALEEATFLTRFARSVTIVHRREKFRASKIMQDRVRRNEKIRVLWNREVLDIIGDEKVDGVRLREVTSNEDSTLAVSGVFVAIGHDPQVGLVEGQIALNHAGYIAVDGRSTRTNMDGVFACGDVVDHEYRQAITAAGSGCAAALDAERYLMALHDCATPEEARVEATAVAELAY